One window from the genome of Rariglobus hedericola encodes:
- a CDS encoding ATP-dependent DNA ligase, producing MNLTGHMAWDVQFRNGLWLPQAGWWLDAHHPVDRSFVSHAHFDHLAPHREILCSEGTSKLMGARMPGERREHILPFNQTESLTPEIAVTLYPAGHIFGSAQILLEHAEHGRLLYTGDFKLRRGLSAEVCDTPRADLVIMETTYGRPHYVLPPTAEVISAIIHFCRQTIEDGETPVLFGYSLGKSQEILSGLAGAGLPAMLHPQTLKLTRVYEELGMSFPPYRVFDADQLAGHVVICPPQSPASSFIKKIPHRRTAMITGWALDPGARFRYQCDAAFPLSDHADYDDLLRFVDLVQPRRVLTLHGFASDFARTLRDRGIEAWAIGQDNQLEMPLTLGFPENPAPRPTAATPEAAFASDSLDSFAQTAEQLKSLSGKLDKIALLARYLASLGNEDAALAALYFTGRPFPQTESRALNLGWSVIKRALLDVTGLNEGDYRRAYLRYSDSGDTAEAILAGHTEPQPTPLTDIAQLLCSLADARGPAAKLSLLQERLRALSPAAAKYLIKIITGDLRIGLKEGLVEEAIAASASRPVETVREANLLCGDIAEVVRATRENRLEQIQLQVFHPLQFMLASPEPTAGAILQRLGAPVWLEEKYDGIRCQVHKHGGRVELFSRDLHRITAQFPDLAAAAHTLPGDFIIDGELLAWRDGRALPFAELQKRLGRKGDDFFLGEEIPVSVSCYDLLWRNGINLLKTTLAGRRTALAALLAISPVANTRFTLAPVQQARTEVEIEAAFLAARQRGNEGLMAKDPLSAYTPGRRGLAWLKLKKAYATIDVVVVGVEYGHGKRKGVLSDYTFSIRDEASGRLLTIGKAYSGLTDVEIAELTRHFLENTIEEKGRYRSVVPDTVLEIAFDSIQPSKRHESGYALRFPRIARIRTDKTVAEIDTLATCARLAAGAFITAPEDVRPD from the coding sequence GTGAATCTTACCGGACACATGGCGTGGGATGTTCAATTTCGAAATGGTCTGTGGCTGCCGCAAGCCGGCTGGTGGCTCGACGCGCACCATCCCGTCGACCGCTCCTTCGTTTCCCACGCGCACTTTGATCACCTCGCCCCGCATCGCGAAATCCTGTGCTCGGAAGGCACCTCAAAACTGATGGGCGCGCGCATGCCTGGCGAACGTCGCGAGCATATCCTGCCCTTTAATCAGACGGAATCGCTCACACCGGAGATCGCGGTTACCCTGTATCCGGCGGGACACATTTTTGGCTCCGCACAAATTCTTTTGGAGCACGCCGAGCACGGGCGTTTGCTCTACACCGGCGACTTCAAACTTCGCCGAGGACTTTCCGCCGAAGTCTGCGACACTCCACGAGCCGATCTCGTGATCATGGAGACCACGTATGGGCGCCCCCACTACGTTCTGCCACCCACAGCGGAGGTGATCAGCGCGATCATTCACTTCTGCCGGCAGACGATCGAAGACGGGGAAACGCCCGTATTGTTCGGTTACAGTCTCGGCAAGAGCCAGGAAATTTTGAGTGGTCTCGCTGGCGCGGGGCTGCCCGCGATGCTGCATCCGCAAACCCTCAAACTCACTCGAGTCTACGAAGAGCTGGGCATGAGCTTTCCGCCTTACCGGGTTTTCGATGCCGACCAACTCGCCGGCCATGTCGTGATTTGTCCGCCGCAAAGTCCGGCGTCATCTTTCATCAAGAAAATCCCGCACCGGCGCACCGCCATGATCACCGGTTGGGCACTCGATCCGGGCGCCCGGTTTCGCTATCAATGTGACGCGGCCTTCCCGCTCTCCGACCACGCCGATTACGACGACCTGTTGCGCTTCGTCGACCTCGTGCAACCCCGACGCGTGCTCACGTTGCACGGTTTCGCGAGCGACTTTGCCCGCACGCTGCGCGATCGTGGAATCGAGGCTTGGGCGATCGGACAGGACAACCAGTTGGAAATGCCGCTAACACTCGGATTCCCTGAAAATCCCGCTCCTCGACCAACGGCAGCAACACCGGAAGCCGCCTTTGCGTCCGACTCACTGGATAGTTTTGCGCAAACCGCCGAGCAGCTCAAATCACTCTCGGGGAAACTTGATAAAATCGCGTTGCTGGCCCGCTATCTCGCGAGCTTGGGAAATGAAGACGCCGCGCTCGCCGCGTTGTATTTTACCGGACGTCCCTTTCCACAGACGGAGAGTCGTGCGCTGAATCTAGGATGGTCGGTCATCAAGCGCGCCTTGCTCGACGTCACCGGCTTAAACGAAGGGGATTACCGGCGCGCTTATCTGCGTTACAGTGACAGCGGCGATACGGCGGAAGCGATTCTCGCCGGACATACCGAGCCGCAACCGACACCGCTTACGGACATCGCCCAACTCCTCTGCTCGCTCGCCGACGCGCGCGGACCTGCAGCCAAACTTTCCCTCCTTCAAGAACGACTGCGCGCCCTTTCGCCCGCCGCCGCAAAATATCTCATCAAGATTATCACCGGCGATTTGCGCATCGGCCTCAAGGAAGGCCTCGTCGAGGAAGCCATCGCCGCGTCCGCCAGTCGTCCCGTTGAAACGGTGCGCGAAGCCAATCTGCTTTGCGGCGATATTGCCGAGGTCGTGCGCGCCACTCGAGAAAACCGGCTGGAGCAAATCCAGCTGCAGGTTTTTCACCCGTTACAATTCATGCTGGCGAGTCCGGAGCCCACGGCGGGCGCGATTCTCCAACGACTCGGCGCCCCCGTCTGGCTGGAGGAGAAATACGACGGCATCCGCTGCCAGGTTCACAAACATGGCGGACGAGTTGAATTATTCTCCCGCGATCTCCACCGCATCACCGCGCAGTTTCCCGATCTGGCCGCCGCCGCGCACACGCTTCCGGGTGACTTCATCATCGACGGCGAGTTGCTGGCGTGGCGCGACGGACGCGCCCTGCCCTTCGCCGAACTCCAAAAACGCCTCGGTCGCAAAGGGGACGATTTTTTCCTCGGCGAGGAAATCCCTGTATCCGTTTCCTGTTACGACCTGCTTTGGCGAAACGGTATCAACCTTTTGAAAACCACGCTTGCCGGTCGCCGCACCGCACTGGCCGCATTGCTCGCCATCAGTCCCGTCGCGAACACGCGTTTCACGCTCGCCCCCGTGCAGCAGGCGCGCACCGAAGTCGAAATCGAAGCGGCCTTTCTAGCCGCCCGCCAGCGGGGCAACGAAGGACTGATGGCCAAGGATCCGCTCAGCGCCTACACACCGGGACGACGAGGACTGGCTTGGTTGAAACTCAAAAAAGCCTACGCGACAATCGACGTGGTGGTCGTCGGCGTCGAATACGGCCATGGCAAACGAAAGGGCGTGCTCAGCGATTACACGTTCTCGATCCGTGACGAAGCGAGCGGCCGGTTGCTCACGATCGGCAAGGCGTATTCAGGCCTCACAGACGTAGAGATTGCCGAACTCACCCGACATTTTCTCGAAAATACCATCGAGGAAAAAGGCCGGTATCGCAGCGTGGTTCCGGATACCGTGTTGGAGATAGCCTTCGACTCCATCCAGCCGAGCAAACGCCACGAAAGCGGTTATGCGCTGCGCTTTCCCCGCATCGCGCGGATACGCACCGATAAGACCGTGGCCGAAATCGACACCCTCGCGACGTGCGCACGGCTGGCGGCTGGGGCATTCATCACCGCACCCGAAGACGTCCGTCCTGATTAA
- a CDS encoding DoxX family protein translates to MNFQWKSLDRCSDAGLLIIRGGIGALFMCVHGFPRLMGGPDKWKSTGRALSYLEIDFGHTAWGFAAALVMTAGGALMILGLAHRPVSLALFVTMAVASIWKYYPFAGWDAAAHPAAMTIVCLGLLFTGPGKYSIDAKS, encoded by the coding sequence ATGAATTTCCAATGGAAGTCACTCGACCGCTGTTCTGATGCGGGACTGCTGATCATCCGCGGTGGCATCGGCGCGTTATTCATGTGCGTGCACGGATTTCCCCGTCTGATGGGCGGTCCCGACAAATGGAAATCCACGGGCCGTGCGCTCAGTTATCTCGAAATTGATTTCGGACATACGGCGTGGGGTTTCGCCGCCGCGCTCGTCATGACGGCCGGAGGCGCACTGATGATTCTCGGCCTCGCGCACCGGCCGGTCTCACTCGCGCTTTTCGTGACCATGGCGGTCGCCTCGATTTGGAAATATTACCCCTTCGCCGGCTGGGATGCCGCCGCGCATCCGGCCGCAATGACCATCGTGTGCCTTGGGCTGCTTTTCACGGGACCGGGGAAATACTCGATCGACGCGAAATCCTGA
- a CDS encoding zinc ribbon domain-containing protein: protein MSRSTPPPDECANCGESIPRNARACPECGADERTGWRETSIYDDLDLPDEHDSTDAAKARRPVNIFWILVGVGMLVLLGLAALGLRL from the coding sequence ATGAGTCGCTCCACGCCGCCGCCCGACGAGTGCGCCAATTGCGGAGAATCGATTCCGCGTAACGCCCGCGCCTGTCCCGAATGCGGTGCAGATGAACGCACCGGCTGGCGTGAAACCTCAATCTACGACGACCTTGATCTGCCCGATGAACACGATTCGACGGATGCCGCAAAAGCCCGCCGCCCTGTGAACATTTTTTGGATCCTGGTGGGAGTTGGAATGTTGGTTTTACTAGGCTTGGCCGCCCTGGGATTAAGACTATGA
- a CDS encoding AI-2E family transporter produces MSETSEQRLLTPPQRKLVGFALGLFALVASITLLVGVLVVLSFVVGHFSGVLWPLAVAGIMALIMRPVVELLETRLKLKRLSAVITLYGAFVLVLAGAALLITPPLVEQVLAFIAYVPEFWKQAIEYVQQHYPQWIELAHKQLENDTVKSAVDGLLAEAKEMTKHAIPSLKSAGHGVMGIFGFFAHLAVVPIYLFFFLLSRGEPTKNMEKQLPFLKPSVRDDVVFLVREFISIVVSFFRGQLVIGLIMGAMLAIGFSVVGLKFGLIIGLVLGILNIVPYLGTIIGLSIALPLALLQPEGGMPLVGLVLLVFIIVQNIEGWYLTPKIMSDRTGLHPVAIIVSIFFWGTALSGILGMVLAIPLTAFFVTAWRLVKRKYFKPAHPVKKEA; encoded by the coding sequence ATGTCCGAAACTTCCGAACAGCGCCTGCTTACTCCGCCACAACGAAAGTTGGTGGGCTTTGCCCTTGGTCTGTTCGCACTGGTGGCCTCGATCACCCTGCTCGTCGGCGTGTTAGTCGTGCTGTCGTTTGTCGTGGGCCACTTCTCCGGCGTGCTCTGGCCGCTGGCCGTCGCGGGAATCATGGCGCTAATCATGCGCCCCGTGGTTGAGTTGCTGGAAACTCGCCTGAAGCTCAAACGCCTGAGCGCGGTGATCACCCTTTACGGTGCGTTTGTTTTGGTTCTCGCGGGTGCCGCCTTGCTGATCACCCCGCCTCTGGTGGAACAGGTGCTCGCCTTCATCGCCTATGTTCCGGAGTTCTGGAAACAGGCGATCGAGTATGTGCAGCAGCATTATCCGCAATGGATCGAACTCGCCCACAAGCAGCTCGAAAACGACACGGTGAAGAGCGCGGTGGACGGCTTGCTCGCCGAGGCAAAAGAAATGACGAAACACGCGATCCCCTCGCTGAAATCAGCCGGACATGGCGTGATGGGAATTTTCGGATTCTTCGCCCATCTCGCGGTCGTGCCCATCTACCTTTTCTTTTTCCTGCTCTCCCGTGGCGAACCCACGAAGAACATGGAGAAACAGCTTCCTTTCCTGAAGCCGTCCGTGCGCGACGACGTGGTGTTTCTGGTTCGTGAATTCATTTCCATCGTTGTCTCATTTTTCCGCGGTCAACTCGTCATCGGCCTCATCATGGGCGCCATGCTGGCGATCGGATTCAGCGTGGTGGGCCTCAAGTTCGGCCTCATCATCGGACTGGTCCTCGGCATTCTAAACATCGTGCCTTATCTCGGCACGATCATCGGTCTGAGTATCGCCCTTCCCCTCGCGTTGCTCCAACCGGAAGGCGGCATGCCGCTGGTGGGACTGGTTCTGCTGGTCTTCATCATCGTGCAGAACATCGAGGGCTGGTATCTCACCCCGAAAATCATGAGCGACCGCACCGGTCTGCATCCGGTGGCGATCATCGTATCGATTTTCTTCTGGGGCACCGCACTCAGCGGCATCCTCGGCATGGTGCTGGCGATTCCGCTCACGGCGTTCTTTGTGACGGCCTGGCGTCTCGTTAAGCGCAAATACTTCAAGCCGGCGCACCCCGTCAAAAAAGAGGCCTGA
- the uvrA gene encoding excinuclease ABC subunit UvrA, giving the protein MQAATHIHVKGAREHNLKNLEVRIPRGKLVVVTGPSGSGKSSLAFDTIYAEGYRKYMESLSTQARQVLEQLKRPDVDFIHGLSPVLAIEQRTGGGSPRSTIATVTEIADYARLLWALHGEQRCPKDGGRVVQRSLDDNVARVLREVPGERIMILAPALKAKASVLRDELPRLRQRGFQRVRLDGEIKNLDDSDLLPAGTRTAEIQVDLVIDRLVAVADQRSRLADSLELAFREGKDRVFILAQKSSATPWREIGLSQSLACEVCGDVFEKLTPRHFSFNHSEGACGTCGGLGRKLRFIPELVIADPEKSVRGGAIKPWRIGGKNLIIKHNAQLRQLAEQIPFDADTPWKDLPAKTREILLNGAGERLFAFKLKRMREPKAMPFSGIIGDLEESFRETESDGFRARLTTFMISGECPECHGSRLNARSSAVTVNGKNLPAFFSFDVGDAHAFATALVVELAGNEALKEIVTGIEQRLLFLLETGLGYLTLSRDYDTLSGGEAQRVRLATQLGMGLMGVIYVLDEPSIGLHPHDNQKLLETLRELRDRGNTVLVVEHDEDTMRIADEIIELGPEAGTEGGSILFQGTPAELMKMPAKLSRTGPFLARKQFVTKDVATKKADGLFLTVREARANNLRDVDARFPVGLLTVVTGVSGSGKSTLVNDVLAAAAARKLNGATRITPGLHRAIENLDHFEKLVQVDQSPIGRSPRSNPATYVGLLDLLRDLFAQVPLAKVRGYKASRFSFNVRGGRCERCQGDGVIKLDMQFMADAYAPCPSCGGRRFNRETLEVLFHGKSIADVLDMTVREAMMLFRNIPRVMDKLETLNAVGLGYLTLGQSATTLSGGEAQRLKLSLELSKRQQGGTLYILDEPTTGLHWVDIQHLMDLLFKLRDAGNTLIVIEHNLDVIALADWIIDLGPGGGSAGGEVVASGPIATIEAEPRSLTGAALKRWRKGAA; this is encoded by the coding sequence ATGCAGGCCGCCACCCACATCCACGTCAAAGGTGCCCGTGAGCACAACTTGAAGAACCTCGAGGTGCGCATCCCGCGCGGAAAACTCGTGGTCGTCACCGGGCCGTCCGGCTCCGGCAAGTCATCGCTGGCGTTTGATACGATCTACGCGGAGGGCTACCGCAAATACATGGAGTCTCTCTCCACTCAGGCCCGCCAGGTCCTTGAGCAGCTCAAGCGGCCCGACGTCGATTTTATCCACGGTTTGTCTCCCGTGCTGGCCATCGAGCAGCGCACGGGCGGCGGCTCGCCGCGCAGCACCATCGCGACCGTTACCGAGATCGCCGACTACGCGCGACTGCTCTGGGCGCTTCACGGCGAACAACGTTGTCCGAAGGACGGCGGCCGCGTCGTGCAACGTTCCCTGGACGACAATGTCGCCCGCGTTCTCCGCGAAGTGCCGGGCGAGCGCATCATGATTTTGGCACCGGCGCTCAAGGCCAAGGCATCCGTCCTCCGCGACGAATTGCCACGTCTCCGCCAGCGCGGGTTTCAGCGCGTGCGCCTCGACGGCGAGATTAAGAACCTCGACGATAGCGATCTCCTGCCCGCCGGCACGCGCACGGCCGAGATCCAGGTTGATCTGGTGATCGACCGACTGGTTGCGGTTGCCGATCAACGCAGCCGGCTGGCCGACTCCCTTGAACTTGCTTTCCGCGAGGGCAAGGACCGCGTCTTTATTCTCGCTCAAAAATCGTCCGCTACCCCTTGGCGCGAGATCGGGCTTAGCCAGTCACTCGCCTGCGAAGTGTGCGGCGACGTGTTTGAAAAACTCACGCCGCGCCATTTTTCGTTCAACCACTCCGAGGGTGCGTGCGGCACGTGTGGCGGACTCGGTCGGAAGCTCCGTTTCATTCCCGAGCTGGTGATTGCCGATCCGGAAAAATCTGTGCGTGGCGGTGCAATCAAGCCGTGGCGCATCGGCGGAAAAAATCTCATCATCAAACACAACGCCCAGCTGCGTCAGCTGGCCGAGCAAATCCCGTTCGATGCGGACACGCCGTGGAAAGACCTGCCGGCGAAGACGCGCGAAATCCTGCTCAACGGGGCGGGGGAGCGCTTGTTTGCCTTTAAGCTGAAGCGCATGCGCGAGCCCAAGGCCATGCCGTTCTCCGGCATCATTGGTGACCTTGAAGAGAGCTTCCGCGAAACCGAGAGCGATGGATTTCGCGCGCGTCTGACGACGTTCATGATCAGCGGCGAGTGTCCCGAATGTCACGGTTCGCGTCTCAACGCCCGCAGCAGCGCCGTCACGGTAAATGGAAAAAATCTGCCGGCCTTCTTCTCTTTCGATGTGGGCGATGCCCACGCTTTCGCCACGGCTTTGGTCGTCGAGCTGGCCGGCAACGAGGCGTTGAAGGAAATCGTCACGGGCATCGAGCAGCGACTGCTCTTCCTGTTGGAAACCGGACTGGGTTATCTGACCCTGAGTCGGGATTACGACACGCTCTCCGGCGGCGAAGCCCAACGTGTGCGGCTGGCCACGCAACTTGGTATGGGGCTCATGGGCGTGATCTACGTGCTCGACGAACCGAGCATCGGCCTGCACCCGCACGACAATCAAAAGCTGCTGGAAACGCTTCGTGAACTCCGTGATCGCGGTAACACGGTGCTCGTCGTCGAACACGATGAAGACACCATGCGCATTGCCGACGAGATCATCGAACTCGGGCCCGAGGCCGGCACGGAAGGCGGGAGCATTTTGTTTCAGGGCACGCCGGCTGAGTTGATGAAAATGCCGGCGAAGCTTTCACGCACCGGCCCGTTCCTCGCGCGAAAACAATTTGTGACGAAGGACGTCGCCACAAAGAAGGCGGACGGACTTTTCCTCACCGTGCGCGAGGCGAGGGCAAACAATCTCCGCGACGTCGATGCGCGGTTTCCCGTCGGGCTGCTCACGGTCGTCACCGGTGTCTCCGGCTCCGGCAAAAGCACGCTCGTCAACGATGTGCTCGCCGCGGCCGCCGCACGCAAACTCAACGGCGCGACGCGCATCACGCCGGGCCTGCATCGTGCCATCGAGAACCTCGATCATTTCGAAAAACTCGTGCAGGTGGACCAGTCTCCCATCGGCCGCTCGCCGCGTTCCAATCCCGCGACCTACGTCGGTTTGCTTGATTTGCTGCGCGATTTGTTCGCCCAAGTGCCGCTGGCCAAAGTGCGCGGCTACAAGGCCAGTCGTTTCTCCTTCAACGTGCGCGGTGGTCGTTGCGAACGCTGTCAGGGCGATGGCGTCATCAAACTCGACATGCAATTCATGGCCGACGCCTACGCGCCGTGTCCGAGTTGCGGCGGACGTCGTTTCAATCGCGAGACGCTTGAGGTGCTTTTTCACGGCAAGTCCATTGCCGATGTCCTCGATATGACCGTGCGCGAGGCGATGATGCTGTTCCGCAACATCCCGCGAGTGATGGACAAACTGGAAACGCTCAACGCCGTCGGCCTCGGTTACCTCACGCTCGGCCAGTCCGCGACGACACTTTCGGGCGGCGAGGCGCAGCGATTAAAACTCTCGCTGGAGCTGAGCAAACGCCAGCAAGGCGGCACGCTCTACATCCTTGATGAGCCGACGACCGGCCTGCACTGGGTGGACATTCAACACCTGATGGACCTGCTGTTCAAACTGCGCGATGCGGGCAACACGCTCATCGTGATCGAGCATAATCTCGATGTGATTGCGCTGGCCGACTGGATTATCGACCTCGGTCCGGGCGGTGGCAGTGCGGGTGGAGAAGTGGTTGCCTCCGGCCCGATCGCGACCATCGAAGCGGAGCCGCGCAGCCTGACCGGCGCGGCGTTGAAGCGCTGGCGCAAGGGCGCCGCTTAA
- a CDS encoding DedA family protein: MFETLLNYFQNSPLSLWGPFIVLLLCGLGLPIPEDIVLITAGVLGQIDGRSWIEISALMYAGVLGGDTITFLAGRHVGGWVLTSRWFQRIFPPQKQAKVVDFFDKNGSMGLFIGRFLPGLRAPIFFTAGSMKVPFVKFLFFDGLAALISVPVFVWLGHWMWGKFHDDIELFNRSLHKTNQYAGWAAIVIVVVAVIGFLIWRRKRRIRKEAEKV; encoded by the coding sequence ATGTTTGAGACCCTCCTCAACTACTTCCAGAACTCCCCGCTTTCCCTGTGGGGGCCGTTCATTGTGCTGTTGCTCTGCGGGCTGGGTCTGCCGATTCCCGAGGACATCGTGCTGATCACCGCGGGCGTGCTCGGCCAAATCGACGGGCGCTCCTGGATCGAAATCAGCGCGTTGATGTATGCGGGCGTGCTGGGTGGAGACACGATTACTTTTCTGGCCGGGCGGCATGTTGGCGGCTGGGTGCTTACGTCGCGTTGGTTCCAACGGATTTTTCCTCCGCAAAAACAGGCAAAGGTCGTCGATTTTTTTGATAAGAACGGCTCGATGGGACTTTTCATCGGACGCTTTTTGCCCGGCCTGCGTGCGCCGATTTTTTTCACGGCGGGTTCGATGAAGGTCCCCTTCGTGAAATTTTTATTTTTCGACGGGTTGGCCGCCTTGATCAGTGTGCCCGTGTTCGTGTGGCTGGGCCACTGGATGTGGGGGAAATTCCACGACGACATCGAGCTGTTCAACCGTTCGCTCCACAAGACCAACCAATACGCCGGCTGGGCCGCGATCGTGATCGTCGTGGTGGCGGTGATCGGGTTTCTGATCTGGCGCCGCAAACGCCGTATCCGCAAAGAAGCGGAGAAGGTTTAA
- the thiC gene encoding phosphomethylpyrimidine synthase ThiC, with translation MSTSATKTEAADSSANRREFPASTRVYITGSRPDIRVPMREIALSPTKLPNGTEVPNEAVRVYDTSGAWGDSAFHGDATQGLPTIRRDWILERGDVEEVVGREIKPIDDGYLSEQHRAQAEAEGRRNAIKFFDRSQNKVLRAKAGKIVTQLQYARAGIITPEMEFIAIRENMKLQRSRELLEMTEEGPRNSLWRQHAGESFGASIPKEITPEFVRSEVARGRAIIPANINHPELEPMIIGRNFLVKINTNIGNSAVASSIDEEVEKMRWSVKWGGDTLMDLSTGKNIHQTREWILRNCPVPVGTVPIYQALEKVGGRPEALTWEIFRDTLIEQAEQGVDYFTIHAGVLLRYIPLTARRMTGIVSRGGSIMAKWCLSHHKENFLYTHWDDICDIMAAYDVSFSIGDGLRPGAIADANDEAQFGELKTQGELTKRAWARGVQVMNEGPGHVPMHMIAENMQKQLEWCDEAPFYTLGPLTTDIAPGYDHITSGIGAAIIGWHGCAMLCYVTPKEHLGLPNRDDVRTGVITYKIAAHAGDLAKGHPAAQYRDNALSKARFEFRWQDQFNLSLDPDRAREYHDETLPQDGAKTAHFCSMCGPQFCSMRITDDIRKYADEHGLNSVEAIEAGMKEKADEFHATGGEIYVEEKK, from the coding sequence ATGTCCACATCCGCCACCAAGACCGAAGCTGCCGACTCCTCGGCCAACCGCCGCGAGTTCCCCGCGTCCACCCGCGTTTACATCACCGGCAGCCGCCCCGACATTCGCGTGCCGATGCGTGAGATCGCGCTCTCGCCGACGAAGCTTCCCAATGGCACCGAGGTCCCCAACGAGGCCGTGCGCGTTTACGACACCTCCGGCGCGTGGGGCGACTCCGCTTTCCATGGCGACGCCACCCAAGGTCTGCCGACGATCCGCCGCGACTGGATCCTCGAGCGCGGCGACGTCGAAGAAGTAGTCGGCCGCGAAATCAAGCCCATCGACGACGGTTATCTCTCCGAACAACACCGCGCGCAGGCCGAGGCCGAGGGCCGTCGCAACGCGATCAAGTTCTTCGACCGCAGCCAAAACAAAGTCCTCCGCGCCAAGGCGGGCAAGATTGTCACCCAGCTCCAATACGCCCGCGCCGGCATCATCACGCCCGAGATGGAGTTCATCGCCATCCGCGAAAACATGAAGCTCCAGCGTTCGCGCGAACTGCTCGAAATGACCGAGGAAGGCCCGCGCAATTCCCTCTGGCGCCAGCACGCCGGCGAATCCTTCGGCGCCTCGATCCCCAAGGAAATCACGCCCGAGTTCGTCCGTTCCGAAGTTGCCCGTGGTCGTGCGATCATTCCGGCGAACATCAATCATCCCGAGCTCGAGCCGATGATCATCGGCCGCAACTTCCTCGTTAAGATCAACACCAACATCGGCAATTCCGCCGTCGCCTCGTCGATCGACGAAGAGGTCGAGAAGATGCGTTGGTCCGTCAAATGGGGTGGTGACACCCTGATGGATCTCTCCACCGGCAAGAACATCCACCAGACTCGCGAGTGGATTCTCCGCAACTGCCCCGTGCCCGTCGGCACCGTTCCGATTTATCAGGCTCTCGAAAAAGTCGGCGGACGCCCCGAGGCGCTCACGTGGGAGATTTTCCGCGACACGCTGATCGAGCAGGCCGAGCAGGGCGTCGACTACTTCACGATCCACGCCGGCGTGCTCTTGCGTTACATCCCGCTCACCGCGCGCCGCATGACCGGCATCGTTTCCCGCGGCGGTTCCATCATGGCGAAGTGGTGCCTCTCGCACCACAAAGAGAACTTCCTCTACACCCACTGGGACGACATCTGCGACATCATGGCCGCCTACGACGTGTCGTTCTCCATCGGTGACGGCCTGCGCCCCGGCGCCATCGCCGACGCCAACGACGAAGCGCAATTCGGCGAACTCAAAACCCAGGGCGAACTCACCAAGCGTGCCTGGGCGCGCGGCGTGCAAGTCATGAACGAAGGCCCCGGCCACGTTCCCATGCACATGATCGCGGAGAACATGCAGAAACAGCTCGAGTGGTGCGACGAGGCTCCGTTCTACACGCTCGGGCCGCTCACGACCGACATCGCTCCCGGCTACGACCACATCACCAGCGGCATCGGTGCCGCCATCATCGGCTGGCACGGCTGCGCGATGCTCTGCTACGTCACGCCGAAAGAACACCTCGGCCTGCCCAACCGCGACGACGTGCGCACCGGCGTCATCACCTACAAGATAGCAGCCCACGCCGGCGACTTGGCCAAGGGACACCCGGCAGCCCAATACCGCGACAACGCGCTTTCCAAAGCCCGCTTCGAGTTCCGCTGGCAGGATCAGTTCAACCTCTCGCTCGATCCGGACCGCGCCCGCGAATACCACGACGAAACCCTCCCGCAGGACGGCGCCAAGACCGCGCATTTTTGTTCGATGTGCGGACCGCAGTTCTGCTCGATGCGTATCACCGACGACATCCGCAAATACGCCGACGAGCATGGACTGAACTCCGTCGAAGCCATCGAAGCCGGCATGAAAGAAAAGGCCGACGAGTTCCACGCCACCGGCGGCGAGATCTACGTCGAAGAGAAAAAATGA
- the thiS gene encoding sulfur carrier protein ThiS, whose amino-acid sequence MTVFVNDQPRALASGAQLADLLRELGLAERKGVAIAINDEVVPRSTWPTRALAEGERILVIQATQGG is encoded by the coding sequence ATGACCGTCTTCGTCAATGATCAGCCCCGCGCCCTCGCGAGCGGCGCCCAACTCGCGGATTTGCTCCGCGAACTGGGCTTGGCCGAGCGCAAAGGCGTGGCCATCGCCATCAACGACGAGGTCGTGCCGCGTTCAACGTGGCCGACCCGCGCGCTCGCCGAAGGCGAACGCATCCTCGTGATCCAAGCCACCCAAGGCGGCTAA
- a CDS encoding thiamine phosphate synthase, whose protein sequence is MKLIVISPENEDSREQSVLAQLFAAGLTSYHLRKPTWSRDQLAAWLRSLPAEFHSRIVLHSHHELAAEFAVGGVHNAPTATPFAPLRSHAVHSLVELGGLLDARARLVFSPVFPSFSKPGYGPAFDRDELRTLLALPRRAEVIALGGIDATRIQACREFGFDGVAILGAVWQAADPVRAFAELQNALHAHAA, encoded by the coding sequence GTGAAACTCATCGTCATATCTCCGGAGAACGAAGACTCCCGCGAGCAATCCGTGCTCGCGCAGCTCTTCGCTGCGGGCCTGACGAGCTATCACCTGCGCAAGCCAACTTGGTCGCGCGATCAACTCGCCGCCTGGCTCCGTTCGCTGCCGGCCGAGTTCCATTCGCGCATCGTGCTGCATTCGCACCACGAGCTTGCCGCTGAGTTCGCTGTTGGCGGTGTTCATAATGCACCCACCGCCACGCCGTTCGCTCCGCTCCGCAGCCACGCCGTCCATTCGCTTGTCGAGTTGGGCGGACTGCTCGATGCACGTGCCCGGTTGGTTTTCAGTCCGGTCTTCCCGTCGTTTTCGAAGCCTGGCTACGGCCCCGCTTTTGACCGCGACGAACTCCGCACACTGCTCGCGCTTCCGCGCCGCGCCGAGGTGATCGCCCTCGGCGGCATTGACGCTACGCGCATCCAAGCTTGTCGCGAATTTGGCTTCGACGGTGTCGCCATCCTCGGAGCCGTGTGGCAAGCCGCCGATCCTGTGCGTGCTTTCGCCGAACTCCAAAACGCCCTTCACGCCCATGCCGCTTGA